The proteins below come from a single Stigmatopora argus isolate UIUO_Sarg chromosome 11, RoL_Sarg_1.0, whole genome shotgun sequence genomic window:
- the LOC144085184 gene encoding centrosomal protein of 55 kDa-like: MEQPDSVARVHLTQHNEELSGGHRTSEMRKHFENWLLIGPENLAILKQRLDDALWDLAQANIRSKEKTKEADELRQKLQNCSEEKVQMLKKIKELRFQLDEEKHRNTHLELESSHFESLMLKRESASLDKITDLQQQVHDSSVELEDEMENSSYLKTQLLRVLNKLQRCTQKLTYYQKQKQQENEEEEEPIYQEMRPRWSSTPNDSPSKERSLDCPVCQIRCPIGQYRQMMDHLEVCLK, from the exons ATGGAACAGCCTGATTCGGTCGCGCGGGTTCACTTAACGCAGCACAATGAGGAGCTTTCAGGGG GCCACAGAACGAGCGAGATGAGGAAGCACTTTGAAAACTGGCTGCTGATTGGCCCGGAAAACCTGGCCATACTCAAGCAACGGTTGGATGACGCGCTCTGGGATCTGGCCCAAGCCAACATTCG GTCCAAAGAAAAGACCAAAGAGGCTGATGAACTCAGGCAGAAGCTTCAGAATTGCTCTGAGGAAAAGGTGCAAATGTTGAAGAAGATAAAAGAGCTCCGCTTCCAGCTGGACGAGGAGAAGCATCGCAACACCCATTTGGAACTGGAG tcttCCCACTTTGAGAGTTTAATGTTAAAGCGTGAGAGTGCCAGTCTGGATAAGATCACCGACCTGCAGCAACAG GTGCATGATTCCTCTGTGGAGCTCGAGGATGAAATGGAGAACTCTTCATATTTGAAGACACAGCTGCTCAGAGTGCTTAACAAGCTGCAAAGATGCACCCAGAAACTTACATACTACCAAAAG CAAAAGCAGCAGGAGaatgaggaagaggaagagccCATCTACCAAGAAATGAGACCCCGTTGGTCTTCGACCCCCAACGACAGCCCCTCGAAGGAAAGGTCCCTGGATTGCCCCGTTTGTCAGATCCGATGTCCTATCGGTCAGTACCGGCAGATGATGGACCACCTGGAAGTCTGCCTGAAATGA
- the LOC144085118 gene encoding leucine-rich glioma-inactivated protein 1-like codes for MASVWLLALALACAGPADGRRLKQPRCPASCTCTKDNALCESAGLIPRAFPPDVISLSFVKSEFTEIPKESFIHTPALHLLLFTANNLESLDEDAFLGLPHLEYLFIENNQIRSISPYAFRGLKTLVHLSLAYNNLESLPKDLFKGLEALTKVDLRGNRFTCDCKLKWLVEWIHSTNATVDQIHCKGPSTLQDKRINDLLPQSFDCITTEFASYQSLKFESISVEAFTFGEDQYVVFAQPFIGKCSFMEWDHVEMVFRNFDDIDSTSTVICKPLVIDKQLFVIVAQLFGGSHIYKRDTSANKFIKLQGIDILKIRKPNDVETFPIDGESFFAIADSSKAGSTTVYKWNGNGFYSHQSLHPWYRDTDVEYLEISSKPHLILSSSSQRPIIYQWNKGGKLFERRTDIPEMEDVYAVKHFRIKSELFLCLTRFIGDSKVMRWDGALFRELQTVPSRGSMVFQPFAVGAWQYAVLGSDYSFTQVYRWDAKKGELAHFQELNIQAPRAFCPISIDNRQFLLASSFKGKTQIYEHLVIDLSD; via the exons ATGGCGTCCGTGTGGCTGCTGGCGCTCGCGCTGGCGTGCGCGGGGCCCGCCGACGGCAGGCGGCTCAAGCAACCGCGCTGCCCCGCGTCCTGCACGTGCACCAAAGACAACGCGTTGTGCGAGAGCGCCGGCCTGATCCCCAGAGCCTTCCCGCCCGACGTGATTTCGCT GTCTTTCGTCAAGTCGGAATTCACCGAGATCCCCAAGGAGAGCTTCATCCATACGCCCGCCCTGCACCTCCT TCTGTTCACAGCCAACAACTTGGAGTCTTTAGACGAGGACGCCTTCCTGGGCCTCCCGCATCTGGAGTATCT GTTCATCGAAAACAACCAAATCCGTTCCATATCGCCGTACGCCTTCCGAGGGCTGAAAACATTGGTGCATCT GAGTCTGGCGTACAACAATCTTGAGAGCCTCCCCAAAGATTTGTTCAAAGGTTTGGAAGCCTTGACCAAAGT AGACCTGCGTGGGAATCGCTTCACCTGCGACTGTAAGCTAAAGTGGTTGGTGGAATGGATCCACAGCACCAATGCCACCGTGGATCAGATTCACTGCAAAGGTCCGTCCACGCTGCAGGACAAGAGGATCAACGACCTCCTGCCTCAGTCCTTTGACTGCATCACTACAG AGTTCGCGTCATACCAGTCCCTCAAATTTGAATCCATTTCCGTGGAGGCCTTCACCTTCGGCGAAGACCAGTACGTGGTCTTCGCCCAGCCCTTCATCGGCAAGTGTAGCTTCATGGAGTGGGATCATGTGGAAATGGTCTTCCGGAACTTTGACGATATCGACA GCACCTCGACGGTGATCTGCAAACCGCTGGTCATCGACAAGCAGCTCTTCGTCATCGTGGCTCAGCTGTTCGGCGGCTCGCACATCTACAAGCGCGACACCTCGGCCAACAAGTTCATCAAGCTGCAAGGCATCGACATCCTGAAGATCCGCAAGCCCAACGACGTGGAGACCTTCCCGATCGACGGCGAGTCCTTCTTCGCCATCGCCGACAGCTCCAAAGCCGGCTCCACCACCGTCTACAAGTGGAACGGCAACGGCTTCTACTCGCACCAGTCGCTCCACCCCTGGTACCGCGACACCGAcgtggagtacctggagatcTCCTCCAAGCCCCACCTCATCCTGTCCAGTAGCTCCCAGCGTCCCATCATCTACCAGTGGAACAAAGGCGGCAAACTCTTTGAGCGCCGCACCGACATCCCCGAGATGGAGGACGTCTACGCCGTCAAGCACTTCCGGATCAAGTCGGAGCTCTTCCTCTGCCTGACGCGTTTCATCGGCGACTCCAAGGTCATGCGTTGGGACGGCGCCCTCTTTCGGGAACTCCAGACGGTGCCGTCGCGCGGCTCCATGGTGTTCCAGCCCTTCGCCGTGGGCGCCTGGCAGTACGCCGTCCTGGGCAGCGACTACTCCTTCACTCAGGTGTACCGCTGGGATGCCAAGAAGGGAGAGCTGGCCCACTTCCAGGAGCTCAACATCCAAGCGCCCAGGGCCTTCTGTCCCATCTCCATCGACAACCGCCAGTTCCTGCTGGCCTCCAGTTTCAAAGGGAAGACGCAGATTTACGAGCATCTGGTCATCGACCTGAGCGACTGA